In Thunnus thynnus chromosome 4, fThuThy2.1, whole genome shotgun sequence, a genomic segment contains:
- the c4h1orf74 gene encoding UPF0739 protein C1orf74 homolog, producing the protein MSAQELFVAAARKCLPARRKSLSVPQSLDLAAQVSAVDLGLKPALLYDSNGVSTERVQQYLSSLQSSQLVSKSLLTLDLNGNTLIVNSLSVRSNLEKLLRDSSLVVINVCHSLEKPAITDGGELKSIAQDLLLLLRGFEQLKEAEEPLYVGEKSEEWNLCTVFGLLLGYPVTYWFDQTNSFENCLSMTPLMVTKASATWQADTAGHTCCLYSFSVPAVLHKETQSSVEDWNLRLQERFQQQNVLKDLTVCRTTVTLPSVCL; encoded by the coding sequence ATGTCCGCTCAGGAGCTCTTTGTTGCTGCAGCTCGTAAATGTTTACCTGCTAGAAGGAAATCTCTTTCTGTTCCTCAGAGTCTGGATCTTGCCGCTCAGGTGTCGGCCGTTGATTTGGGCTTGAAACCAGCTCTGCTGTATGACAGTAATGGCGTCAGCACAGAGCGGGTGCAGCAGTATTTGAGCTCACTGCAGTCTTCCCAGCTTGTGTCTAAATCACTTCTCACGCTGGATTTAAATGGTAACACACTCATTGTCAATTCACTTTCTGTAAGATCGAATCTAGAAAAGCTGCTTCGTGATAGCAGCTTGGTTGTGATTAACGTCTGCCACTCTCTGGAGAAGCCCGCCATCACTGACGGAGGAGAGCTGAAGAGCATTGCGCAAGATTTACTGCTTCTCCTGAGAGGGTTTGAACAACTAAAGGAGGCCGAGGAACCTCTTTATGTTGGAGAGAAATCAGAAGAATGGAACCTGTGCACAGTGTTCGGTCTGTTACTGGGTTACCCCGTCACCTACTGGTTTGATCAGACCAACAGCTTTGAAAACTGCCTGTCTATGACCCCCCTGATGGTGACCAAGGCTTCAGCGACGTGGCAGGCCGACACCGCGGGTCACACGTGTTGTCTGTACTCCTTCAGTGTCCCAGCTGTTCTGCACAAAGAGACGCAGTCCAGCGTGGAGGACTGGAACCTTCGACTTCAAGAGAGATTTCAGCAGCAAAATGTCCTAAAAGATCTTACGGTTTGCCGAACCACGGTCACGCTGCCCTCAGTCTGTTTGTGA
- the tomm6 gene encoding mitochondrial import receptor subunit TOM6 homolog: MSGPNGKKDSVGTGGVMEWISSACRFATDRNDFRRNLLVNLGLFAAGVWVARNLSDFDLMSPQPVT, translated from the exons ATGAGTGGACCAAACGGCAAAAAGGACTCTGTTGGGACGGGAGGTGTGATGGAGTGGATCAGCTCGGCTTGTCGGTTTGCAACAGACAGAAACGACTTCAGAAG gaatCTTCTGGTCAACTTGGGTTTGTTTGCAGCCGGTGTTTGGGTTGCGAGAAATCTCTCTGATTTTGACCTGATGTCTCCTCAGCCAGTGACATAA
- the uqcc2 gene encoding ubiquinol-cytochrome-c reductase complex assembly factor 2 — protein sequence MSATRYRRFLKLCEEWPRDEAKKGQDLGVFLRQRVASAFREGENTQISDPEKCDQMYESLARINGNFYRQRFPRVRDTSFTGVTVEECKLLLTGSMQHMDEEKKGLWKTLMKRFSSKSPEDGPEKAPEK from the exons ATGTCTGCTACTCGGTACCGTCGGTTCCTGAAGCTGTGTGAGGAATGGCCCCGAGACGAGGCCAAGAAAGGCCAAGATTTGGGGGTGTTTCTGCGGCAGAGAGTAGCATCTGCCTTCCGTGAGGGTGAAAACACGCAG ATCTCAGATCCAGAGAAGTGTGACCAGATGTACGAAAGTTTGGCTCGCATTAATGGAAACTTCTACAGACAAAGA TTTCCTCGTGTAAGAGACACAAGCTTTACTGGAGTTACAGTGGAAGAGTGCAAATTGCTTTTGACAG GCAGTATGCAACATATGGACGAGGAAAAAAAGGGGTTGTGGAAGACGTTAATGAAGAGATTCTCCTCCAAATCACCAGAAGACGGTCCAGAGAAGGCtcctgaaaaataa
- the tspo gene encoding translocator protein — MWLPMLGMTALPHLGGLYGGYVTRKEVKTWYTTLQKPSWRPPNAAFPIAWTCLYTGMGYGSYLVWKELGGFTEDALVPLGLYGLQLALNWAWTPIFFGAHKLKLALIEIVFLTGTVGATMLSWYPISRTATLLLAPYLSWLCLATSLNYCIWRDNPEEKEE; from the exons ATGTGGCTGCCTATGCTTGGAATGACCGCCCTGCCACATCTGGGAGGGCTCTATGGTGGTTACGTAACACGCAAAGAGGTGAAGACCTGGTACACAACCCTTCAGAAACCATCATGGAGGCCACCGAATGCAGCGTTCCCAATAGCGTGGACCTGTCTGTACACAGGCATGGG GTATGGCTCCTACCTGGTGTGGAAAGAGCTTGGAGGTTTCACTGAGGATGCACTGGTGCCACTGGGACTTTATGGGCTACAGCTGGCTCTGAACTGGGCCTGGACTCCTATCTTCTTTGGTGCACACAAGCTGAAATTG GCACTCATCGAGATAGTTTTTCTCACTGGGACCGTCGGAGCCACCATGTTGTCTTGGTATCCCATCAGCCGCACAGCCACCCTGCTCCTGGCGCCCTACCTGTCTTGGCTGTGCCTCGCCACCAGCCTCAACTACTGCATATGGAGAGACAACCCCGAGGAAAAAGAAGAGTAG